One segment of Acidianus sp. HS-5 DNA contains the following:
- a CDS encoding zinc ribbon domain-containing protein produces MKSVSWQGIVPYTRQEIISRVEPLLSTNNYRIDTSKTTENTLRYVDGREYNKVLFILLLVLIPFTFGISGLVALVYYLTRKKNVLEITIREDPNGTAIMGNANGVGAIRVLSTLTQMLSSSLMPGSLPPFVVNSTRSYRKVVTGAFLLVLGIAILILDAISIKCGGVFFISLAPFVASAYYFRQSEKTYITNLPISYVNNPPQSSSQQIQGGTGNVENKIVNFLPDKVCLNCGATVKADMAFCPNCGSPIEKVYAIIHSPNIWPAHRHIRGYAILITDKRVAGRGWHKLMGDIAYARYYSYYLAGAENGRAPLSISIEEYRKAYDEAYNVAKKPDFSLDKSMITRVIIKPKGTIRNGYINIESPNGTVKINMTLKKKHLNYRFLVSGFKELLGDNAVIELQK; encoded by the coding sequence TTGAAATCGGTTTCCTGGCAAGGTATAGTACCCTATACACGTCAGGAAATCATCAGTAGGGTAGAACCACTACTTAGCACTAATAATTACAGAATCGACACGTCAAAAACAACAGAAAATACGCTAAGATATGTGGATGGAAGGGAATACAATAAGGTTCTGTTTATCTTGTTACTTGTGCTTATCCCATTTACATTTGGCATTAGTGGTCTGGTTGCGTTAGTATATTATTTAACTAGAAAAAAGAACGTATTGGAGATAACTATAAGGGAAGACCCTAACGGGACCGCAATAATGGGTAATGCTAACGGGGTAGGTGCCATTAGAGTGTTGAGCACTTTGACCCAGATGTTAAGCTCATCACTGATGCCGGGCTCATTGCCACCTTTCGTCGTGAACAGCACTCGCTCTTATAGGAAAGTAGTGACTGGCGCATTTCTGCTAGTACTTGGTATAGCCATTCTAATATTGGACGCAATATCGATTAAGTGTGGCGGAGTCTTTTTTATCTCGTTAGCTCCATTCGTAGCATCAGCCTACTACTTTAGGCAGTCTGAGAAGACTTATATAACAAACTTACCTATCTCTTACGTTAATAATCCTCCTCAAAGTAGCAGTCAACAAATACAGGGAGGTACTGGTAATGTGGAAAATAAGATTGTTAATTTCTTACCAGACAAGGTATGCCTAAACTGCGGCGCTACAGTTAAAGCGGACATGGCTTTCTGCCCGAACTGCGGTAGCCCAATTGAAAAGGTTTATGCAATAATCCATAGTCCAAATATATGGCCGGCACACAGACACATTAGAGGTTATGCAATCTTAATAACAGACAAGAGAGTTGCCGGAAGAGGATGGCACAAGCTGATGGGTGATATTGCCTATGCCCGATACTATAGCTATTACCTAGCTGGTGCAGAAAACGGGAGAGCCCCACTCTCGATAAGTATAGAAGAATACCGTAAGGCGTACGATGAGGCATATAATGTAGCCAAAAAACCCGACTTTTCCCTAGACAAGAGTATGATAACTAGAGTTATTATCAAACCTAAAGGCACTATAAGGAATGGCTATATAAACATAGAGTCACCTAACGGTACAGTAAAAATAAATATGACGTTAAAGAAAAAACATTTGAACTACAGGTTCCTTGTATCTGGATTTAAGGAATTGCTGGGCGATAACGCTGTCATAGAGTTGCAAAAGTAA